Part of the Catalinimonas alkaloidigena genome is shown below.
TCAGGAAATGTCGGGCTTTGCGGTGATGAAAGAAAACTACGGAGAGATGATACTGCAGGATAGTACGGAGATTAACCTAATCGCACATGAAATGGCGCATCAATGGTGGGGTAACATGATTACCTGTGAAAATTTAGGACATTTCTGGCTGAACGAAGGCTTTGCTACCTATATGTCGGCTGCCTATAATGAACATCGCTTTGGCAGAGATAAATACATGGAAAATATCAATGCCTATCATGAGGTATATCAAAAAATAAAGGATAAGGGAGTAGATAAGTCTCTGGTATTTAAGAACTGGAATAACCCCAGTGCTGATGACCGTAGCCTGGTTTACTTCAAAGGGGCTTATGTCCTGCACCTGCTCAGGGAAGAAATGGAAGATGACGCCTTCTGGGAAGGTATCCGGCACTATAGCCGGAAGTTCTACGGAAAATCAGTGCTGAGCAAAGACTTTCAGAAAGCTATGGAAGATTCTTCCTCCAGAGATTTAAATGCGTTTTTCAACGCATGGGTGTATTGAAAAACAGATCTCAGCGCTTCTACAAGATGGCAGAAGCGCTGAGCTGTTAATGCTGGCTACTGTAAAGTCTGCTTATTAGCGTAATAATCCTGTAGCACAAAAAAGGCTTTCTTACGTTCACCATTATCAGTAATTAGTCCTTTACGGTTCCAGTAATCCTGCACTCCCTGATAAAGGCGCATGGTAGAGCGGAAGTCTTTCAGTATCCAGGGCGACATGCCTACCAGGCTCTGCTGCTGCTTAGCCATCTCTATCTGCTTTTGGTAAACCAATGCCTGATATCCTTCAGTAAATACTGCCAGGGCCTCTTCACTTGCGGTTTTACCCCGTTTGGCACCGGCGCCCAGTTCGCTAAACACAAAGGGTTTTCCTTCGGGAATATGAAAACGGATTTTGTGCATATTATCCAGCATGGTCTGGCGCCCCTGCTTGGCAGGCAAATTGGCAGCTGATGCCAGAAAGCCGGAGTAGTACCAGCCAAAATACTGATTGATAGCCGCTACATCTACAATGGCTGCCAAAGGGTCTTCAATATGTATGTCCCAGGTGTCGAACTCCTGGCCGGCCATCGTAGGGAAGTAATACTCCTTGGCCATCTTCTGTATCTCTTCTCCCCCAAAAATCAGCGCGGCGGTAGTCAGGCGGGTATCGTCCAGGCTCTTCACATAAGTATTGAGCGCTTTGAAGAAATTGTTTCTGGCGTCAGACAAAGGGGTTTCATTGCCCAGGCTCCAGAAGATAATACTGGCGCGGTTCTGATCGCGATGGATCATTTCCTTCATACGGGTTTTTGCCATTTCCAGCACTTCGGGGCTTTCAAACTTTACATTCCAATACACAGGAATCTCTGCCCATACCAGTAAGCCCATTTCATCCGCTGCCTGTAGCATATATTCATTATGGGTGTAATGCGCCAGCCTGACGTAATTACAGTTCAGCTCTTTGGCATAAGTGAGTAGTTCTTTGGCTTCAGCATAGCTGGAAGCTCTGCCTTTAGCGCCAATGGCTTCTTCGTGGAGAGAGGTGCCTTTCAAAAAAACAGCGTTGCCATTCAGAAGTACCTGATCGCCCTGCACTTCCAGCATGCGAAAGCCAATCTGATCACGCACCGTGTCCTCAGGAGTAGTGAGTACTACATCATATAGCTTAGGCCGCTCCGGCGACCATAGTTCGGGAGATGCCTTTACACTAATTTGTGCCCTGTTTTCCTCAATAGGAAAAGACTGACTTATGTTGAGTTCCTCAATTTCAAGCTTTAGACTACCAGACCCCTGCCCTTCCAGAGCCACCCAACCTTCAATACGGTTGTCAGATTGTGGAGCAAGCTGAATTTTGTAGTTCTGGATAAAGCTTTCAGGCACTTCCACCAATTTTACTTCACGGGTAATGCCGCCGTAGTTCATCCAGTCAGTGCTGGTAGTAGGGATATCTTCAGCAGTGAGGGTGTTATTCACTTTGACAACCAGCAGGTTATCGCCTTCCTTAAGTTTTTCTGTTATTTCACAGTTGAAAGAAGTGTAACCACCAGTGTGGCTGGCAACATGCTCCCCATTCACATAAATCTGTGCTTTATAGTTGATTGCTCCGAAATAAAGAAAGTAGCGTTTGGCTTCCTGCTTATCCACATAGAAATCACGTTTGTACCAAACCTTACCATTGTAGAAAAACAGCCTGTCATCCTGGGTGTTCCAGTCGCCCGGCACCTGCAGGGTCAAACCATCTTCGAGGTTAGCCTCTACCAAC
Proteins encoded:
- a CDS encoding glycoside hydrolase family 2 TIM barrel-domain containing protein; protein product: MKKVSYYYASLLLVFIFSGVHPLKAQDIFATQQIEDIPTAPIIANVDDRTTYSLDGTWNALIDPSVFSLNDRMHYLERNYKPQPSELVEANLEDGLTLQVPGDWNTQDDRLFFYNGKVWYKRDFYVDKQEAKRYFLYFGAINYKAQIYVNGEHVASHTGGYTSFNCEITEKLKEGDNLLVVKVNNTLTAEDIPTTSTDWMNYGGITREVKLVEVPESFIQNYKIQLAPQSDNRIEGWVALEGQGSGSLKLEIEELNISQSFPIEENRAQISVKASPELWSPERPKLYDVVLTTPEDTVRDQIGFRMLEVQGDQVLLNGNAVFLKGTSLHEEAIGAKGRASSYAEAKELLTYAKELNCNYVRLAHYTHNEYMLQAADEMGLLVWAEIPVYWNVKFESPEVLEMAKTRMKEMIHRDQNRASIIFWSLGNETPLSDARNNFFKALNTYVKSLDDTRLTTAALIFGGEEIQKMAKEYYFPTMAGQEFDTWDIHIEDPLAAIVDVAAINQYFGWYYSGFLASAANLPAKQGRQTMLDNMHKIRFHIPEGKPFVFSELGAGAKRGKTASEEALAVFTEGYQALVYQKQIEMAKQQQSLVGMSPWILKDFRSTMRLYQGVQDYWNRKGLITDNGERKKAFFVLQDYYANKQTLQ